The following proteins come from a genomic window of Acinetobacter sp. SAAs474:
- a CDS encoding MacB family efflux pump subunit, translated as MSENQQPLLVVKQLTREFPAGEDTVQILKGIDLEIYAGELVAIVGQSGSGKSTLMNILGCLDQPTEGSYTVNGRETRQLEADELAQLRREYFGFIFQRYHLLGDLSAAGNVEVPAIYAGEDVAARHARAIELLGDLGLSDKINNRPSQLSGGQQQRVSIARALINGGDVILADEPTGALDKNSGIEVMRILRELNAKGHTIILVTHDHNVAKNATRIIEISDGHIISDQPNTPEIDHEILEKHPLVRNQKKKISAWRSTLDRLGEAFRMALLAMNAHRMRTFLTMLGIIIGIASVVSVVALGNGSQKQILENISSLGTNTITVYQGRGFGDNSRASQVKTLIPADAEALAEQPYVDGVSPAVNTSLTIRYKDTEASASINGVSADFFYVKGLNFNAGQPFDRKSVTEQTQDVVIDNNTKKTFFADGTDPVGQVILLGSVPSRIIGVLEPEKGMMANSDSLNVYLPYSTVMSRMLGQANVRSIIVRIKDVYSSQAAENAILNLLEQRHNAQDVFTQNADSIRETIQQTTATMTLLISAIAVISLVVGGIGVMNIMLVSVTERTQEIGVRMAVGARQSDILQQFLIEAVLVCILGGILGVLLSLGIGQIIDHFAKGLFQMAYSTTSIVAAFVCSSLIGIVFGFIPARNAARLNPVDALSRE; from the coding sequence ATGAGTGAAAATCAACAACCACTCTTAGTGGTCAAACAGCTCACACGAGAGTTTCCTGCTGGTGAAGATACTGTTCAGATCCTAAAAGGTATTGATCTCGAAATCTATGCGGGTGAATTGGTTGCAATTGTTGGACAATCTGGTTCTGGTAAATCTACATTAATGAATATCTTAGGCTGTTTAGATCAGCCGACAGAGGGTAGTTATACTGTTAATGGCCGAGAAACTCGTCAACTTGAAGCAGATGAATTAGCACAATTACGCCGTGAATATTTTGGTTTTATCTTTCAGCGCTATCATTTATTGGGTGATTTAAGCGCCGCTGGAAATGTTGAAGTACCCGCCATTTATGCTGGTGAAGATGTTGCTGCACGACATGCTCGGGCTATTGAGCTTTTGGGTGACTTGGGTCTAAGTGATAAAATCAACAATAGACCAAGCCAATTGTCTGGTGGTCAGCAACAACGGGTATCTATTGCACGTGCGTTAATAAATGGTGGAGATGTGATTCTGGCTGATGAACCAACAGGTGCATTAGACAAAAATAGTGGTATTGAAGTCATGCGTATTTTACGTGAACTCAATGCTAAGGGTCATACCATTATTTTAGTCACCCATGATCATAATGTGGCCAAAAACGCAACCCGAATTATTGAAATTAGTGATGGTCATATTATTTCTGATCAACCTAATACGCCTGAAATAGACCATGAAATACTGGAAAAACATCCCTTAGTTCGCAATCAAAAGAAAAAAATCTCTGCATGGCGCTCGACATTGGATCGTTTAGGTGAAGCCTTTCGTATGGCCTTACTGGCGATGAATGCACATCGTATGCGTACCTTTTTAACCATGTTAGGTATTATTATTGGGATTGCCTCGGTGGTTTCAGTGGTTGCTTTAGGCAATGGTTCACAAAAACAAATTCTGGAAAATATTAGCAGTCTAGGAACCAATACTATTACGGTGTATCAGGGCCGAGGATTTGGTGATAACTCGCGTGCATCTCAAGTTAAAACCTTAATTCCTGCCGATGCTGAAGCGCTAGCAGAACAACCTTATGTGGATGGCGTTTCCCCAGCGGTCAATACCAGTCTGACCATCCGTTATAAAGATACAGAAGCATCTGCCTCAATTAATGGTGTCAGCGCAGACTTTTTCTATGTAAAAGGCCTCAATTTTAATGCGGGTCAACCTTTTGATCGAAAAAGTGTGACTGAGCAAACTCAGGATGTGGTCATTGATAACAATACCAAAAAAACTTTTTTTGCTGATGGTACAGATCCCGTTGGTCAAGTCATTCTGTTAGGCAGTGTACCTTCACGTATTATTGGTGTACTCGAACCTGAAAAAGGGATGATGGCGAATTCTGATAGCTTAAATGTCTATTTACCTTATTCTACAGTTATGAGCCGAATGTTAGGACAAGCCAATGTCCGTAGCATTATTGTTAGAATCAAAGATGTTTACTCCAGTCAAGCTGCTGAAAATGCCATTTTAAATTTGCTTGAGCAGCGTCACAATGCACAAGACGTCTTTACCCAAAATGCCGATAGTATTCGTGAAACCATTCAACAAACGACAGCAACAATGACCTTGCTGATTTCTGCGATCGCCGTGATTTCACTCGTGGTGGGCGGAATTGGTGTCATGAATATTATGCTGGTTTCAGTTACAGAACGAACGCAAGAAATCGGGGTCCGAATGGCAGTAGGCGCACGGCAAAGTGATATCCTACAACAATTTTTGATTGAAGCTGTTTTGGTCTGTATTCTCGGTGGTATTTTAGGTGTTTTACTGTCCTTAGGAATTGGACAAATTATTGATCACTTCGCCAAAGGTCTATTTCAAATGGCCTATTCTACGACCTCAATTGTTGCTGCTTTTGTCTGTTCAAGTTTAATTGGGATTGTATTTGGTTTTATTCCAGCACGTAATGCAGCACGTCTTAACCCTGTCGATGCCCTGTCTCGAGAATAA
- the orn gene encoding oligoribonuclease — protein sequence MSSTPDTRLIWIDLEMTGLDTDHDQIIEVATIVTDDHLNILAEGPVLAIHQSDVVLNAMDEWNTRQHGQSGLIERVRRSKLTARDAELQTLAFLKKWVNPKASPMCGNSICQDRRFLHRLMPEMEQFFHYRNLDVSSIKELAKRWRPEIMSGLKKNASHLAMDDIRDSIVELKYYREYFFIMNQD from the coding sequence ATGAGCAGCACACCTGATACACGCCTGATTTGGATTGACCTTGAAATGACAGGTCTGGATACAGATCACGATCAAATTATTGAAGTTGCCACGATTGTTACTGACGATCACTTAAATATTTTGGCGGAAGGACCAGTATTAGCGATACATCAGTCGGATGTTGTGCTCAATGCAATGGATGAATGGAATACCCGACAGCATGGTCAATCAGGACTAATTGAACGTGTTCGTCGGAGTAAGCTCACGGCACGTGATGCCGAATTACAAACCTTGGCATTTTTAAAAAAATGGGTAAATCCAAAAGCTTCACCTATGTGTGGTAATTCTATTTGCCAAGATCGTCGTTTTCTACATCGGTTGATGCCTGAAATGGAGCAATTTTTTCATTATCGTAATTTAGATGTGTCTTCTATTAAAGAGTTAGCAAAACGCTGGCGTCCAGAAATTATGAGTGGGTTAAAGAAAAATGCATCACATTTAGCAATGGATGATATCCGTGATTCGATTGTTGAATTAAAATATTATCGTGAATATTTCTTTATCATGAATCAAGATTAA
- the holA gene encoding DNA polymerase III subunit delta, which yields MKLDYLQALKRVDEARGAWVLHGQEPLLEQNLLDAFRASWLQQDIERQRYEISSVADWKNVFNALNSLSLFSNQLAIEAHGNIKPDANALKELKHYLQHNESNLLLIILPKQDSNSLKSQFFQTIDANGVNVALTANYAKDRQHILATEAQKLGLQLDPDAWQWLEQHHEHNLLAAKNSLVRVSDTFPDLNHIQIEHLYSCLQDQSRYTTYDLSDALLQGDLVQSIKIYQYLVTSGEALSLLLWSISKEMRLIMQLFEQPQNALQMGIWKTKIGLYQKALRRLNPQDFLSWPHLLLRIDAAIKGLGDENPEDLIQQAIACFCGKTLFL from the coding sequence ATGAAACTTGACTATTTACAAGCACTCAAACGTGTTGATGAAGCTCGAGGTGCTTGGGTTTTACATGGTCAAGAACCTTTATTGGAACAAAATTTACTGGATGCGTTTCGTGCCAGTTGGTTACAGCAGGATATAGAACGGCAACGTTATGAAATCAGTAGCGTTGCTGACTGGAAAAATGTATTTAATGCATTAAATAGCTTATCTCTTTTTTCTAATCAGCTGGCAATTGAAGCACATGGTAATATCAAACCTGATGCCAATGCATTAAAAGAACTAAAACACTACCTACAACATAATGAATCTAACTTGTTGTTAATCATTCTACCTAAGCAAGATAGCAACAGTTTAAAATCACAGTTTTTCCAAACGATAGATGCCAATGGTGTCAATGTTGCATTGACCGCCAACTATGCAAAAGATCGTCAACATATTTTAGCAACTGAAGCACAAAAATTAGGATTGCAATTAGATCCAGACGCGTGGCAATGGCTTGAACAACATCATGAGCATAATCTACTGGCCGCAAAAAATAGCCTTGTACGCGTGAGTGATACCTTCCCTGATCTCAATCATATTCAAATTGAGCACCTTTATTCGTGTCTACAAGACCAGTCCAGATATACAACCTATGATTTAAGTGATGCTTTATTACAAGGTGATTTAGTACAATCAATTAAAATTTATCAATATTTAGTTACATCAGGTGAGGCACTTTCCTTACTGCTCTGGAGTATTAGCAAAGAAATGCGTTTGATTATGCAGCTCTTTGAACAACCACAAAATGCTTTACAAATGGGTATCTGGAAAACAAAAATTGGCTTATATCAAAAAGCATTAAGACGCTTAAATCCCCAAGATTTTCTGAGTTGGCCGCATTTATTATTGCGGATTGATGCTGCAATTAAAGGACTAGGTGACGAAAATCCAGAAGATTTAATTCAGCAAGCGATTGCTTGTTTTTGCGGCAAAACACTTTTTTTGTGA
- a CDS encoding Bax inhibitor-1/YccA family protein, with protein MQSNNPILTRVEVSSDYSQPMTLQGTIRKSVLLTVIAAVVGLALFFYTFLTGQASLAYAGALVGAIGGFVIALIATFKPKFARSLAIPYALFEGAFLGGISVIFQIKYPGVPLQALLATFVTTLVMFGLYRFKIIRATEKFKSVVMSATLAIALVFVVQFVMSMAFGSSIPFLFETSALGIGFAAFVAVIASLNLILDFDLIENGVAQQAPKAMEWLCAIALLATLVWMYYSFLRLLGMLQDD; from the coding sequence ATGCAAAGTAATAACCCTATTTTGACACGTGTAGAAGTCTCTAGCGATTATTCACAGCCAATGACCCTACAAGGTACGATTCGTAAATCGGTACTATTAACTGTTATTGCTGCAGTCGTGGGTCTCGCTTTATTCTTTTATACCTTTTTAACTGGCCAAGCTTCCTTGGCTTATGCGGGTGCGTTAGTGGGCGCAATTGGTGGTTTTGTGATTGCCCTTATTGCCACCTTTAAACCGAAATTTGCAAGAAGTTTAGCAATACCTTATGCCCTATTTGAAGGTGCATTTTTAGGCGGCATATCTGTTATTTTTCAGATAAAATATCCGGGTGTACCATTACAGGCCCTCTTGGCGACTTTTGTTACAACTTTAGTGATGTTTGGTTTATATCGCTTTAAAATTATTCGTGCAACTGAAAAGTTTAAATCGGTGGTCATGTCTGCAACCCTTGCAATTGCGCTAGTTTTTGTAGTGCAGTTTGTCATGAGTATGGCATTTGGTTCTAGCATTCCATTTTTATTTGAAACCAGTGCATTAGGGATTGGTTTTGCTGCTTTTGTTGCGGTGATTGCATCCTTAAATTTAATTTTAGATTTTGATTTAATTGAAAATGGTGTGGCACAGCAAGCACCAAAAGCCATGGAATGGTTATGTGCTATTGCACTCTTAGCGACGTTAGTATGGATGTATTATTCATTTTTACGTTTGCTAGGCATGTTGCAAGATGATTAA
- a CDS encoding LysR family transcriptional regulator, which produces MQLKSLEIFLMVVKLGSFSEAAKHLHTVQSNVTSHIKKLEHELKVEILLRQNPILPTRAGLQLYRYAEQMINLQKEIVQAFSQIQPVQNFPLTLGSMETTAAVRLPILLQDLQKIQPNLPIMLSTGSSRDLIDQVKASQLDCAFIANDQPIAELFNYHVWTEQLVLITARNAPQQLSTTYLSHQKFIAFKQGCSYRKAIDLFLSSHHLAATNILEMGSLDGIVSCVSLGVGVAILPLSYIQQSYFYPHICVHEITEDIATIHTYLIAEQPNKWSSNMTYFIDQLPALTRHHHGKAIG; this is translated from the coding sequence ATGCAGCTAAAGTCTCTGGAAATATTTCTGATGGTAGTGAAGTTAGGCAGTTTTTCTGAAGCTGCAAAGCATTTACATACCGTACAATCCAATGTTACGAGTCATATTAAAAAACTTGAACATGAATTAAAGGTTGAAATTCTTTTACGTCAAAATCCAATTTTACCTACACGTGCTGGATTACAATTGTATCGTTATGCAGAACAAATGATTAATTTACAAAAAGAAATTGTACAAGCTTTTAGCCAGATACAGCCTGTTCAAAATTTTCCTTTAACGCTGGGAAGTATGGAAACCACTGCAGCGGTTAGATTGCCAATACTGTTACAAGATCTACAAAAAATACAACCCAATTTACCCATCATGCTGAGTACGGGATCAAGTCGAGATTTAATTGATCAAGTTAAAGCATCACAATTAGACTGTGCTTTTATTGCCAATGATCAACCGATTGCTGAATTATTTAATTACCATGTCTGGACTGAACAACTGGTGTTAATTACGGCACGAAATGCACCACAACAGCTATCTACAACATATCTAAGTCATCAAAAATTCATTGCCTTTAAACAAGGGTGTAGCTATAGAAAGGCCATCGATTTATTTTTATCAAGCCATCACTTAGCGGCCACAAATATTCTTGAAATGGGTAGTCTAGACGGTATTGTCAGTTGTGTAAGTCTAGGCGTGGGTGTAGCGATTTTACCCCTGAGTTATATCCAACAATCTTATTTTTATCCGCATATTTGTGTGCATGAAATCACTGAAGATATTGCAACGATCCATACTTACTTAATTGCAGAGCAGCCCAATAAATGGAGCAGCAATATGACATATTTTATAGATCAGCTACCAGCACTTACTCGCCATCACCATGGTAAAGCAATAGGCTAA
- a CDS encoding rhodanese-like domain-containing protein — protein sequence MERWFEFMGNHPFLFGTLAVLIVLFFILEGQRNGRKISPQSLGILVKAKNALLIDLRDAKDFREGHISGSRNIPYSQITKHIEELKTTDRPLVFICNLGQVAGSALQQVGHKDSYRLDGGISNWKAQGLPLVKAK from the coding sequence GTGGAACGTTGGTTCGAATTTATGGGGAATCACCCCTTCTTATTTGGAACACTCGCTGTTTTAATTGTGTTGTTCTTTATTTTGGAGGGTCAACGTAATGGTCGTAAGATTTCTCCTCAATCTTTGGGTATTTTAGTCAAAGCTAAAAATGCGCTATTAATTGACTTACGTGATGCAAAAGATTTTCGTGAAGGCCATATTAGTGGTAGCCGAAATATTCCATATAGCCAAATTACTAAACACATTGAAGAATTAAAAACGACTGATCGTCCTTTGGTTTTTATTTGTAACCTAGGTCAAGTTGCTGGTAGTGCATTGCAGCAGGTTGGTCATAAAGATTCATATCGTCTAGATGGCGGTATTAGTAACTGGAAAGCCCAAGGCTTACCTCTCGTTAAAGCTAAATAA
- a CDS encoding efflux transporter outer membrane subunit encodes MQFISTRFAVTLIFATTLAGCAAVVKTPYQAPTIDIPAHFEYAQKSNDPLTPNRYADQWWTLFNDPQLNQLVNQVIAANPDLATAGINIKQAFLQAGLAQDQQGLRISASASGGHNFDLHSGDGSDKGISLNSGVSYEVDLFGKLARQTEAAKWEALATEQDLQATAQSLIATTAKLYWQLGYLNELDRVAVENLASTNKTYQLVQTQYKTGAVSGLDLAQAAQAVQSQKSTLSQIEQQKVETRTALAVLLNQTIQQLNITEPQHLPNVALPEIVAGLPASLLSRRPDLQASELRLRKTLANKDATTASYYPSISLTGSLGASSVSLTELLKNPVLSLGANLSLPFLQYNDMKKNIAISDLNYEKAIIGYRQSLYQAFADVENALSNRRALNTQVALQQRNVELAQRTEYLTQARYTHGAIALKNLLDAQETTRNARMSLVQTKQNQYNAYVTLMQALGGSPIQPHS; translated from the coding sequence ATGCAATTTATCTCTACACGCTTTGCAGTTACGCTGATTTTCGCAACGACATTGGCAGGTTGTGCTGCAGTGGTTAAAACACCTTATCAAGCGCCAACTATTGATATTCCTGCGCATTTTGAATATGCCCAGAAATCAAATGATCCTTTAACGCCAAACCGTTATGCTGATCAATGGTGGACCTTATTTAATGATCCTCAACTTAATCAGTTGGTAAACCAAGTGATTGCAGCCAATCCTGATTTAGCGACTGCTGGAATCAATATTAAACAGGCTTTTTTACAAGCAGGTTTAGCTCAAGATCAACAAGGATTACGGATTAGTGCCAGTGCATCAGGTGGTCATAATTTTGATTTACATTCAGGTGATGGTAGTGATAAAGGAATATCATTGAATAGTGGCGTAAGCTATGAAGTCGATTTGTTTGGCAAACTAGCGCGACAAACTGAAGCTGCTAAATGGGAGGCGTTAGCTACTGAACAAGATTTACAAGCGACGGCGCAAAGTCTGATTGCCACGACAGCCAAACTATATTGGCAATTGGGTTATTTAAATGAACTTGATCGAGTTGCTGTCGAAAACCTTGCCAGCACAAATAAAACCTATCAATTGGTTCAGACTCAATATAAAACTGGCGCTGTTTCTGGTCTAGATCTGGCTCAAGCGGCTCAAGCGGTACAAAGCCAAAAATCGACCTTGAGCCAAATTGAACAGCAAAAAGTTGAAACCCGTACTGCTTTAGCTGTATTGCTCAATCAAACGATACAACAACTGAATATTACGGAGCCACAACACTTACCGAATGTTGCACTACCAGAGATTGTTGCAGGATTACCTGCCAGTCTATTGTCTCGTCGTCCAGATTTACAGGCCAGCGAGTTACGGTTACGTAAAACACTGGCCAATAAAGATGCTACTACAGCAAGTTATTATCCATCCATCAGCTTAACAGGTAGTTTAGGTGCTTCGAGTGTTTCATTAACCGAACTCCTGAAAAATCCTGTACTTAGTTTAGGTGCAAATTTAAGTCTACCCTTCCTGCAATATAATGATATGAAAAAAAATATTGCAATTAGTGACTTAAATTATGAAAAAGCCATTATTGGCTATCGTCAAAGCTTATATCAAGCCTTTGCCGATGTTGAAAATGCATTATCTAATCGTCGTGCACTCAATACACAAGTCGCACTACAACAACGTAATGTTGAACTGGCTCAACGTACAGAGTACTTAACTCAGGCACGCTATACACATGGTGCAATTGCCTTAAAAAATCTACTGGATGCACAGGAAACAACACGTAATGCACGGATGTCATTGGTACAAACCAAACAGAATCAATACAACGCGTATGTCACCTTAATGCAAGCCTTAGGTGGTAGTCCTATTCAACCTCATTCTTAA
- the grxC gene encoding glutaredoxin 3: MAEVTIYSTTVCPYCIRAKQLLERKGVTYKEINLSNEAPEVRIELMQRTNHRTVPQIFINDQFIGGFDQLYALEREGKLDNLLA, translated from the coding sequence ATGGCTGAAGTGACGATTTACTCAACAACTGTCTGTCCTTATTGTATTCGAGCTAAACAACTTCTCGAACGCAAAGGGGTGACCTATAAAGAAATTAACTTATCAAATGAAGCGCCAGAAGTTCGTATTGAATTAATGCAACGTACTAATCACCGTACAGTTCCGCAAATTTTCATTAATGATCAATTTATTGGCGGTTTTGATCAACTTTATGCTTTAGAGCGTGAAGGTAAGTTAGACAATTTATTAGCATAA
- the rsgA gene encoding ribosome small subunit-dependent GTPase A, which yields MALIRKRRLTEQQQRRIQKQHKTRQEELDTSNDLEGLVVQHYGRQLEVQALSVPEQHPEKPVLQAGEPEPFWKPIELGSIWRCHTRTNLELLVTGDRVKWQADPNTGLGIITAIQPRQSLLTRPDRYHKVKPVAANISLIVIVFAPLPEPAPGLIDRYLVACAVAGIPALLVLNKTDLLHQDDPILTLVKEYQNLGYEILLTQSTGDLSALAQRLAGETVAFVGQSGVGKSSLINSIVPDAAQKTNVISENSALGQHTTTSTRLISFGDGAALIDSPGIREFGLWHLESAQIQQGFPEIERQLGYCQFRNCTHRHEKQCALRLAVENNEISSRRLDSFLRLLDEITEAQQKN from the coding sequence ATGGCTTTAATTCGTAAGCGTCGTCTGACAGAACAACAGCAACGTCGCATTCAGAAACAGCATAAAACGCGCCAAGAAGAGCTTGATACCAGCAATGATTTAGAAGGTCTAGTGGTGCAACATTACGGCCGACAGCTTGAGGTACAAGCACTATCCGTCCCAGAACAACATCCTGAAAAGCCGGTGCTTCAAGCTGGTGAACCAGAACCTTTTTGGAAACCAATTGAACTGGGCAGTATTTGGCGCTGCCATACGCGAACAAATCTTGAGTTATTGGTCACAGGTGACCGTGTAAAATGGCAAGCAGATCCCAATACAGGATTGGGTATTATTACGGCCATACAGCCACGCCAGTCTTTACTCACTCGCCCAGATCGCTACCATAAAGTTAAACCTGTCGCGGCCAATATTAGTTTAATTGTGATTGTGTTTGCGCCTTTGCCAGAACCTGCACCAGGTTTAATTGATCGTTATTTGGTGGCTTGTGCAGTCGCAGGTATTCCTGCGCTATTGGTCCTGAATAAAACCGATCTATTGCATCAAGATGATCCAATTTTAACACTGGTTAAAGAATATCAAAATTTAGGTTATGAAATTTTATTGACCCAATCAACTGGTGATTTATCCGCTCTAGCACAACGATTGGCTGGTGAAACGGTAGCTTTTGTAGGACAATCTGGAGTAGGTAAAAGCTCACTCATCAATAGTATTGTTCCAGATGCTGCACAAAAAACCAATGTTATTTCAGAAAATTCTGCTTTGGGACAACATACCACCACATCAACACGTTTAATCTCTTTTGGTGATGGTGCGGCCTTGATTGACTCTCCAGGAATTCGCGAATTTGGTTTATGGCACTTAGAAAGTGCACAAATACAACAAGGATTTCCTGAAATTGAACGCCAACTTGGCTATTGTCAGTTCCGTAATTGTACACATCGTCATGAAAAACAATGTGCACTGCGCTTAGCTGTTGAAAATAATGAAATTTCATCTCGTCGTTTAGATAGTTTTTTACGTTTATTGGATGAAATTACTGAAGCTCAGCAAAAAAATTGA
- a CDS encoding efflux RND transporter periplasmic adaptor subunit: MPKIKSSKTIIAVIALCAIIIAAWYFFKPKEEQTQYITTDVTYGDIENSVLATGILQATKMVSVGAQVSGQVKKMYVQLGDQVKAGQLIAQIDSVRQENDLKTAEASIKNQQAQLAVKQATLAKVAAEYNRQQAMFAQDATSRTDLESALASYKTAIADIAAINAQIEQSRLTLSTARENLGYTRIIAPMDGTVVAIVTEEGQTVNANQSAPTIVKLAKLNTMTVKAEISEADVMKVEKGQTVYFTTLGNSEKKHYAKLRQIEPAPDSINTETTNTSSSSSSAVYYNALFDIPNEDGKLRIDMTAQVYIILDEVKHALIIPASAVQASNRPQRQRTNTANTNQTSTSEAKTSDERRSGRPQRLVLSDAEQALIDQGKASRGMVRILQDDGSIQLQPVLLGLNNRVNVQVLRGLKAGEKVVIADGSDSSNDSAKRSNNRGPGMRM, encoded by the coding sequence ATGCCAAAAATAAAATCGTCCAAAACCATAATTGCTGTTATAGCCCTCTGCGCTATCATCATTGCCGCATGGTATTTTTTTAAACCGAAAGAAGAGCAAACACAATATATTACTACCGATGTGACATATGGTGATATTGAAAACTCTGTTCTTGCTACAGGCATTTTACAAGCCACTAAAATGGTCAGTGTCGGTGCTCAAGTGTCAGGACAAGTCAAAAAAATGTATGTCCAACTGGGTGATCAAGTCAAAGCTGGTCAATTAATTGCACAAATTGACTCCGTACGCCAAGAAAATGATTTAAAAACTGCTGAAGCGAGTATTAAAAACCAGCAAGCTCAACTGGCAGTTAAACAAGCCACACTGGCGAAAGTGGCAGCAGAATATAACCGTCAACAAGCAATGTTTGCCCAAGACGCAACCTCTCGTACTGATTTAGAATCAGCTTTGGCCAGTTATAAAACAGCGATAGCTGATATTGCTGCGATCAATGCACAAATTGAACAATCTCGCTTAACACTTTCTACAGCAAGAGAGAATCTGGGCTATACACGTATTATTGCACCGATGGATGGTACAGTCGTCGCAATTGTGACTGAAGAAGGCCAAACGGTAAATGCCAATCAAAGTGCACCGACGATTGTTAAATTAGCAAAACTCAATACCATGACAGTTAAAGCTGAAATTTCTGAGGCGGATGTCATGAAGGTTGAAAAAGGACAAACCGTTTATTTTACAACACTGGGTAATAGTGAGAAAAAACACTACGCTAAATTACGTCAGATTGAACCTGCACCCGACTCTATTAATACTGAAACCACCAATACATCATCATCATCAAGTTCAGCTGTCTACTATAATGCGCTCTTTGATATTCCAAATGAAGATGGCAAATTACGTATTGATATGACCGCACAGGTGTATATTATTCTAGATGAAGTCAAACATGCTTTAATCATTCCAGCTTCAGCTGTTCAAGCTTCAAATCGTCCACAACGTCAACGTACAAACACTGCCAATACTAATCAAACCTCAACGTCTGAAGCCAAAACAAGCGATGAGCGTCGCTCAGGTCGTCCACAACGTTTAGTTCTCTCTGATGCAGAACAAGCACTGATTGATCAAGGTAAAGCATCAAGAGGAATGGTTCGTATTCTACAAGACGATGGCAGTATTCAATTGCAACCGGTCCTTCTCGGCCTAAATAACCGTGTCAACGTACAAGTATTACGTGGTCTAAAAGCAGGAGAGAAAGTGGTGATTGCCGATGGTTCTGATTCAAGCAATGATTCAGCAAAACGTAGTAATAACCGTGGTCCTGGCATGAGAATGTAA
- a CDS encoding enoyl-ACP reductase, with protein MAQGLLAGKRFLIAGIASKLSIAFGIAQALHREGAELAFTYPNEKLKKRVDEFAAQFGSTLVFPCDVAVDAEIDHAFAELAQHWDGLDGVVHSIGFAPAHTLDGDFTEVTDREGFKIAHDISAYSFIAMARAAKPLLVARQGCLLTLTYQGSERVMPNYNVMGMAKASLEAGVRYLASSLGAEGIRVNAISAGPIRTLAASGIKSFRKMLDVNEKIAPLQRNVTIEDVGNAALFLCSPWANGITGEILYVDAGYSTVGMSTSILDTE; from the coding sequence ATGGCGCAAGGATTATTGGCTGGTAAACGTTTTCTGATTGCGGGTATTGCAAGTAAACTTTCAATTGCATTTGGTATTGCACAAGCTTTACACCGTGAAGGTGCTGAATTAGCTTTTACTTATCCAAATGAAAAATTAAAAAAACGTGTAGATGAGTTTGCAGCGCAATTTGGTTCAACACTGGTCTTTCCATGTGATGTCGCTGTTGATGCTGAAATCGATCACGCATTTGCTGAATTAGCACAACATTGGGATGGTTTAGATGGTGTAGTGCATTCGATTGGATTTGCACCTGCACATACTTTAGATGGTGATTTTACCGAGGTAACAGATCGGGAAGGCTTTAAAATTGCACATGATATTAGTGCATATAGTTTTATTGCCATGGCGCGTGCTGCGAAACCATTATTGGTTGCACGTCAAGGATGCTTATTAACCTTGACTTATCAAGGTTCGGAGCGTGTCATGCCGAATTATAATGTGATGGGAATGGCAAAGGCATCTTTGGAAGCAGGCGTACGTTACTTGGCATCTAGTTTGGGTGCTGAAGGTATTCGTGTTAATGCCATTTCTGCTGGTCCAATTCGTACTTTGGCTGCATCTGGAATTAAATCTTTCCGTAAGATGCTTGATGTCAATGAAAAAATTGCACCATTACAACGTAATGTTACGATTGAAGATGTCGGTAATGCGGCTTTATTCTTATGCTCACCTTGGGCAAATGGTATTACTGGCGAAATTCTTTATGTCGATGCAGGTTATAGTACTGTTGGGATGAGTACCTCAATTTTAGATACAGAATAA